From a region of the Hymenobacter jejuensis genome:
- a CDS encoding NAD(P)-dependent oxidoreductase: MQKVKIGLIREGKIPADRRVPLTPKKCVEVQTTFPNVQIVVQESPVRSYSDQEYRDLGIAVRADISDCDILMGVKEVPVDQLIANKTYLFFSHTVKKQPANRELLRQVLKKNITLVDYELLTNDREERIVAFGRYAGIVGAYNGLLTYGRKFNLYELKPAWQCVDMDDMQEEFFKVKKLPPIKMAVTGSGRVAQGALEVLDRMGIRRVSVYDYLYLDFREPVYAQLRSSDYNARLDGRVWDTPDFHHNPHLYKSTFDKFLPVTDLLIACAYWHPTAPKLFTEEDTRRAGFRITTIADVTCDVNGSIPCTKRASSIADPAFDYNPQTGQLEAPYSRPDNITVMAVDNLPCELPRNASRDFGRQLIDNVFPHLVGSQSDEVIERATIARNGKLTERYQYLSDYVAE, translated from the coding sequence ATGCAAAAAGTTAAAATCGGCCTGATTCGCGAAGGAAAAATTCCCGCCGACCGCCGCGTGCCGCTTACTCCCAAAAAGTGCGTCGAAGTGCAAACCACCTTTCCCAACGTGCAGATTGTGGTGCAGGAAAGCCCGGTTCGAAGTTACTCCGATCAGGAGTACCGCGACCTCGGCATCGCAGTGCGGGCCGATATTTCCGATTGCGACATTCTGATGGGTGTGAAAGAAGTGCCTGTAGATCAGCTGATTGCCAATAAAACCTATTTGTTCTTTTCGCACACTGTCAAGAAGCAGCCGGCCAACCGGGAACTGCTGCGGCAGGTGTTGAAAAAGAACATTACGCTGGTCGACTACGAGTTGCTCACCAACGACCGCGAGGAGCGCATCGTGGCGTTTGGGCGCTACGCCGGCATCGTGGGGGCGTACAACGGCTTGCTCACGTACGGCCGCAAATTCAACCTCTACGAACTCAAGCCCGCTTGGCAATGCGTGGACATGGACGACATGCAGGAAGAGTTTTTCAAGGTGAAAAAGCTGCCGCCCATCAAGATGGCCGTGACGGGTTCGGGGCGGGTGGCGCAGGGCGCGCTCGAAGTGCTCGACCGCATGGGCATTCGGCGGGTGAGCGTGTACGATTATTTGTACCTAGATTTTCGGGAGCCGGTGTACGCGCAGTTGCGTTCTTCCGACTACAACGCCCGCCTCGACGGCCGCGTGTGGGATACGCCGGACTTTCATCACAACCCCCATCTCTACAAATCGACGTTTGATAAGTTCTTGCCCGTCACGGACTTACTGATTGCGTGTGCCTACTGGCACCCAACGGCGCCGAAGCTTTTTACGGAAGAAGACACGCGCCGCGCCGGCTTCCGCATCACCACCATTGCTGACGTGACCTGCGATGTAAATGGCTCGATTCCGTGCACCAAGCGAGCCAGCAGCATTGCGGATCCGGCCTTCGACTACAACCCCCAGACCGGCCAGCTCGAAGCGCCTTATTCGCGACCCGATAACATCACGGTGATGGCCGTCGATAACCTGCCGTGCGAGCTGCCGCGCAATGCTTCGCGCGATTTTGGCCGGCAGCTTATCGACAATGTATTTCCGCATCTGGTTGGCAGCCAATCGGATGAGGTTATCGAGCGGGCAACCATCGCCCGCAACGGCAAGCTGACGGAGCGCTATCAGTACTTAAGCGATTACGTCGCTGAGTGA
- a CDS encoding DNA-binding protein: MTIAPEELRTLGNTALLQLPKTAFFCSRVYPTCAERGTYLWALEQRYRGHCIISGFHSQLEQSVFRYLLQGAAQPIVYVLGRGIQPKLRFEYGPEIDAGRLLFVSPFESDTTTVTPETADIRNQLIAQLADKFFVPYVTPGGTLEHLLLSPSAQNKPVYTLNIPENRDRLRSGAFLALQPNGVFGRDTDKPNY; the protein is encoded by the coding sequence ATGACCATTGCTCCGGAGGAACTGCGCACTTTGGGCAACACTGCCTTGCTTCAGCTGCCTAAAACAGCTTTTTTCTGTTCGCGCGTTTACCCTACCTGCGCCGAGCGCGGCACGTATTTGTGGGCGTTGGAGCAGCGCTACCGCGGCCACTGCATCATTTCGGGCTTTCATTCGCAGCTCGAGCAGTCGGTATTTCGGTATCTGCTGCAAGGCGCCGCCCAACCAATTGTGTACGTGTTGGGGCGGGGCATTCAGCCCAAGCTGCGGTTTGAATACGGTCCTGAAATTGACGCCGGGCGCCTGCTGTTCGTGTCGCCCTTCGAGTCCGATACCACGACCGTAACCCCCGAAACCGCCGACATCCGCAACCAACTTATTGCGCAGCTAGCCGATAAGTTCTTTGTGCCCTACGTCACCCCCGGCGGTACGCTGGAGCACCTCCTGCTCAGCCCAAGCGCCCAGAACAAGCCCGTCTACACCCTCAACATTCCCGAAAACCGCGATCGCCTGCGCAGCGGCGCGTTCCTAGCCTTGCAGCCTAACGGCGTCTTCGGCCGCGACACAGACAAGCCGAATTACTGA
- a CDS encoding CsbD family protein produces MDLNNNNVNDQTELRARGGWNEVKGKAKQQWGNLTDDDLEYKEGQQDEWFGRLQQKTGHTVDEIKDWFHRNF; encoded by the coding sequence ATGGACTTGAATAACAATAATGTCAATGACCAAACGGAATTGCGCGCCCGCGGCGGCTGGAATGAAGTAAAAGGCAAAGCCAAACAACAGTGGGGCAACCTCACCGACGATGACCTCGAATATAAGGAAGGTCAGCAGGACGAATGGTTCGGCCGCCTACAACAGAAAACCGGTCATACTGTGGACGAAATCAAAGATTGGTTTCACCGCAACTTCTAA
- a CDS encoding DUF6799 domain-containing protein, translating into MVLYRMRLIVIVLLLVAYGQRAAAQKTANDGFLRLNGTMYILRNGDKLPMEHDVHLPNGRTVTHDGFVVNAEGNRTELSEGQGCTLSGLPSRVVTSSDGQLALQTSGAGTPQMLAFPAGTGQVPEYEVREGHRGRGYYKKHGKQKHKKHDD; encoded by the coding sequence ATGGTTTTATATCGTATGCGCCTGATTGTCATCGTATTGTTGCTTGTGGCGTACGGTCAGCGCGCGGCGGCCCAAAAAACCGCCAACGACGGTTTTCTGCGGCTCAACGGGACCATGTACATCCTGCGCAACGGTGACAAACTGCCCATGGAACACGATGTGCACCTGCCCAACGGGCGCACTGTCACTCACGACGGCTTTGTGGTAAACGCCGAAGGCAACCGTACAGAATTATCTGAGGGACAAGGCTGTACGCTGTCAGGCTTGCCTTCTCGCGTGGTCACGAGCAGCGACGGGCAGCTGGCGTTGCAGACCAGTGGCGCAGGCACTCCGCAGATGCTGGCATTTCCGGCCGGCACGGGTCAAGTTCCCGAATACGAGGTTCGGGAAGGGCACCGGGGCCGCGGCTACTACAAAAAGCACGGCAAACAAAAGCATAAAAAACACGACGACTAA
- a CDS encoding WG repeat-containing protein — MLHVYLPAPFSDSAQQLQFEAVRAALAAEPNGPTSLLLGNLSLHAHAQLDAVVVRPHSITILVLEPRGGQLRITDFANGAWSLDNEPVRTKEQAVNPFQQFLNHKSHLTNYLQPLLETGAVNFNFITGMLLFGETVEFGPEVEPQMAAVPAASSFHLLANPARFTRLLAQVATPEIDLTEADLWQLLTDIAPAFEVPADIGLPTQHVAAADPESSGDFIRQKVSQLWRWLGAADLEEVDRSYSEDERSFAARSQEKAELEQLRASLQAELDEKLRAMEAREAERERSINQLREQLAQAPPVAPEAVVLQQQLSAEQQEKTAIEQAIQASKAESAVRNQALDSKIQRLESLLRRIQNAPAGSRYKSLSNKYLPLATKQLRAWWQVPRLRLAAGGLGLLVVVIWAIAARHDKPLKRFEQDGKWGFAAADGTPVIPARYASVSDFKGALAVVEKDHAFGFVDQKGNEVIPPRYDALNPYAEGYARARIGNLYTFIDEDGKEFNSYYYNALDFSEGHAAVLDRRGWFYISGNDETTAEPILFQEAYSFHEGLARVKLAGAYTFITEDYLDDPSEGTAPFGRYAHASDFADHRARVTQKGRTFFIDTHGKRID, encoded by the coding sequence ATGCTCCACGTTTATTTACCCGCACCTTTTTCCGATTCCGCGCAGCAGCTTCAATTTGAGGCCGTGCGCGCGGCGTTGGCCGCGGAGCCCAACGGCCCCACCAGCCTGCTGCTCGGCAATCTGAGCCTGCACGCCCATGCCCAACTCGATGCCGTAGTGGTGCGCCCACACAGCATCACCATTTTGGTGCTGGAGCCGCGTGGGGGTCAGCTCCGCATCACCGACTTTGCCAACGGCGCTTGGAGCCTTGATAACGAGCCAGTTAGAACCAAGGAGCAGGCAGTAAATCCTTTTCAGCAATTCTTAAATCATAAGTCTCATTTAACCAATTACTTACAACCATTACTAGAAACGGGCGCCGTTAACTTCAATTTTATTACGGGCATGTTGCTGTTCGGCGAAACTGTGGAATTTGGGCCCGAAGTGGAGCCGCAGATGGCAGCCGTACCTGCGGCCAGCAGCTTCCACCTGTTGGCCAACCCGGCGCGTTTTACCCGCCTTTTGGCGCAGGTCGCCACGCCCGAAATCGACCTGACGGAAGCCGACTTATGGCAGCTGTTGACTGACATAGCGCCGGCTTTTGAAGTGCCAGCCGACATTGGGCTGCCAACACAACATGTGGCGGCGGCTGACCCGGAATCTTCCGGCGATTTTATCCGGCAAAAAGTTTCGCAGCTATGGCGCTGGTTGGGTGCCGCCGACCTGGAAGAAGTAGACCGCTCCTACAGCGAAGATGAGCGCAGCTTTGCGGCCCGCAGCCAAGAAAAAGCCGAGCTCGAACAGCTCCGCGCCAGTTTGCAAGCCGAACTCGACGAGAAACTGCGGGCCATGGAAGCCCGCGAGGCCGAACGCGAGCGCAGCATTAATCAGCTACGCGAGCAATTGGCGCAGGCCCCGCCCGTAGCGCCAGAAGCCGTGGTACTGCAACAGCAGCTCAGCGCTGAGCAACAGGAAAAAACGGCCATTGAACAAGCTATACAGGCTTCCAAAGCCGAATCGGCGGTCCGAAACCAGGCGCTCGACTCCAAGATCCAGCGCCTAGAAAGCCTGCTACGGCGCATCCAGAACGCGCCAGCCGGCTCACGATACAAGTCACTGTCTAACAAATATTTACCCCTAGCCACGAAACAGTTGCGGGCGTGGTGGCAGGTACCCCGGCTGCGCTTGGCCGCGGGTGGATTGGGGCTGCTGGTTGTGGTAATCTGGGCGATCGCGGCCCGCCACGACAAGCCGCTGAAGCGGTTTGAGCAAGATGGCAAATGGGGTTTTGCAGCCGCTGACGGCACCCCTGTGATCCCGGCCCGCTACGCCTCAGTGAGCGACTTCAAAGGTGCGCTGGCGGTGGTGGAAAAAGACCATGCCTTCGGATTCGTCGATCAGAAGGGCAACGAAGTTATCCCGCCGCGCTACGATGCACTCAACCCCTATGCGGAAGGCTATGCGCGCGCTCGAATCGGCAACCTGTACACCTTTATTGACGAAGACGGCAAGGAGTTTAACTCGTACTATTACAACGCGTTAGACTTTTCCGAAGGCCATGCCGCTGTACTCGATCGACGGGGCTGGTTTTATATTTCCGGCAACGACGAGACTACTGCTGAGCCGATCCTTTTTCAGGAAGCTTACTCTTTCCATGAGGGGCTGGCCCGCGTGAAACTGGCGGGCGCGTACACCTTTATCACGGAAGATTATCTGGACGACCCCAGCGAAGGAACCGCCCCGTTCGGCCGCTATGCCCATGCCAGCGATTTTGCTGATCACCGCGCCCGCGTTACGCAAAAAGGCCGCACGTTTTTCATCGACACCCACGGCAAACGCATTGACTAA
- a CDS encoding RlpA-like double-psi beta-barrel domain-containing protein produces MSIALFLLTFLFPPRPLTTSVAVVPPVVAHMSARSVSFERRVAAPTHLPSTLPSYTVTATVYNAEPSQTDAEPFVTADNSRISRHHTSKNRWMALSRDMLKSHGGKFDYGDSITVSGISPALDGNYVVHDTMNRRYRHRIDLLVNRHEALYDEWVRFGKWDKVKISKVNPAKPAVWQAS; encoded by the coding sequence ATGTCCATTGCCCTATTCTTACTGACTTTTTTGTTTCCGCCCCGCCCCCTTACCACCTCTGTTGCCGTTGTTCCTCCGGTAGTTGCACACATGAGCGCACGCAGCGTTTCTTTCGAACGGCGCGTCGCGGCCCCCACGCATCTTCCTTCGACTTTACCAAGCTATACCGTTACGGCTACGGTATATAATGCCGAACCCAGCCAGACCGACGCCGAGCCCTTTGTTACGGCCGACAACTCGCGAATTTCGCGGCATCACACCAGCAAAAACCGCTGGATGGCTCTCTCACGCGACATGCTTAAGTCGCACGGAGGCAAATTTGATTACGGCGATTCCATCACAGTAAGCGGTATTTCGCCCGCTCTCGACGGCAACTACGTCGTGCACGATACGATGAACCGCCGCTACCGCCACCGCATCGACCTCCTAGTCAACCGGCACGAGGCCTTGTATGACGAGTGGGTGCGCTTCGGCAAGTGGGACAAAGTAAAAATCAGCAAGGTAAATCCGGCAAAGCCTGCAGTTTGGCAAGCCAGCTAA
- a CDS encoding L-dopachrome tautomerase-related protein: MLFLTLPSAAGPLRVATFASLLALFAAQGCSSPSQPTSSTDASAAGATGAAADSSANKGSSALQLVAELRGPQFVGVAVTHDGRVLADFPRWDYNPVYPIALVGSDNSVKPYPDASWCMWNDSVKNEPQKHWICPQSVHVDQKGTIWVLDPAAPGLKYTVVGGPKLVKIDPKTNKVVQTIPFPESVVPRKAYLNDVRIDTQRNIAYITESGIGSLIVVDLASGKARKALSNHPSVKADKSLQLKADGHLMVDAKGKPMQLNADGIALSRDFQYLYYMPLTSHKLYRIKTEALRNAALSDAQVGQQVEDLGTVPASDGLEIDASNNVYLTSFETNSLMKRTPAGKIETLVQDKRLQWPDTYSLTPNNELFITTSAIHKTPNWNKGVSMQDQPFHIFKMALPK, encoded by the coding sequence ATGCTATTTCTTACCCTTCCTTCTGCCGCCGGGCCCCTGCGCGTAGCTACTTTCGCCAGCCTGCTGGCGCTTTTTGCAGCCCAAGGTTGTTCTTCGCCTTCTCAGCCCACTTCTTCAACGGACGCTTCCGCTGCCGGTGCTACCGGTGCCGCTGCCGACTCGAGTGCCAACAAAGGCAGTTCGGCGTTGCAACTCGTGGCCGAATTGCGTGGTCCGCAGTTTGTGGGCGTAGCCGTTACGCACGACGGGCGCGTACTAGCCGATTTCCCGCGCTGGGATTACAACCCGGTGTACCCGATTGCGCTCGTTGGCAGCGATAATTCGGTGAAGCCTTACCCAGATGCCAGCTGGTGCATGTGGAATGACTCGGTGAAGAACGAGCCACAGAAGCACTGGATTTGCCCACAAAGCGTTCACGTTGATCAGAAAGGCACAATTTGGGTACTCGACCCAGCGGCACCCGGCTTGAAATACACGGTGGTAGGCGGACCGAAGCTGGTCAAAATTGATCCGAAGACAAACAAGGTGGTGCAAACCATTCCTTTTCCCGAATCGGTGGTGCCGCGCAAAGCCTACCTCAACGACGTGCGCATCGATACGCAGCGCAACATTGCCTACATCACCGAGTCAGGCATCGGGAGCCTGATAGTCGTTGATTTGGCCTCCGGAAAAGCCCGTAAGGCATTGAGCAACCATCCGTCGGTAAAGGCCGACAAATCGTTGCAACTCAAAGCCGACGGCCACCTCATGGTGGATGCGAAAGGCAAACCCATGCAGCTGAATGCTGACGGCATTGCCTTGAGCCGCGACTTTCAGTATCTCTATTATATGCCCCTGACCAGCCACAAGCTCTACCGCATCAAGACCGAAGCGCTGCGTAACGCCGCCCTTTCGGATGCGCAAGTTGGGCAACAAGTGGAAGACTTGGGGACAGTTCCGGCCTCCGACGGACTGGAAATTGATGCCAGCAACAATGTGTACCTGACCAGCTTCGAAACAAACTCACTCATGAAACGCACACCAGCTGGCAAAATCGAAACTCTTGTCCAGGACAAACGTTTGCAATGGCCTGATACATACAGTCTTACGCCAAATAACGAGCTATTCATAACTACGTCGGCTATTCACAAAACTCCCAATTGGAACAAGGGTGTAAGCATGCAGGATCAGCCCTTTCACATCTTTAAAATGGCGCTGCCGAAGTAA
- a CDS encoding 2-oxoglutarate dehydrogenase E1 component — translation MDAYSYIANAHGDYINQLYQAYKQNPESVDFGWRKFFEGFDFSQEYPAEGQPVSNGKGATAQPASRPAVGSAGVATPEQPQDFGVLSTVASTNNAGAIEPLDTHATDKETAVRNLIHAYRSRGHLRARTNPVRERKDRKARLEIADFGLSEADLDTKFHNGDLLGLGKEASLREIVAALDKIYTGTIGFEYMYIRDPQVLDWFRDKVEKDSLSFNPGPEYKKRILSKLNEAVVFENFLHTKFLGQKRFSLEGGETTIPALDAIIERSSELGVREVMIGMAHRGRLNVLANIMGKTYEQIFSEFEGTAVPDLTMGDGDVKYHMGYSSEVETSAGQKVNLKLAPNPSHLEAVNPVVEGFVRAKIEHQYGDDYHQILPILIHGDAALAGQGIGYEVTQMSQLEGYKTGGTIHFVINNQVGFTTDFEDARSSIYSTDLAKIIDAPVLHVNGDDPEAVVFAVRLATEYRQQFHADIFIDMVCYRRHGHNESDEPKFTQPTLYNLISKHKNPREVYNEILVQRGDVDAELANQMDREFREMLQARLDMVKQKPLPYKYQALENEWRSLRRATPEDFDQSPETGVSAEVLDKVGKALTTLPQGFRPLKQIEKLLEERRKMFFETRMLNWAAGELLAYGSLLQENHIVRVSGQDCQRGTFSHRHAVLHDAETSAPYNSLNYMEGEHENLRIYNSLLSEYGVLGFEFGYAMANPTALVVWEAQFGDFANGAQTMIDQFIVSSESKWQRMNGMVMLLPHGYEGQGPEHSNARPERFLQLSAENNIVVANITTPANFFHLLRRQLAWSFRKPCVVMSPKSLLRHPLCVSPAEEFTSGSFREVLGDVYAEAKKVKRVLLCSGKVYYDLLEEQQKSQRTDVAIVRLEQLHPFPQKQLNAELAKYPKAKVFWVQEEPENMGYWNYMLRFLRRELEDVIARKPSASPATGYNKVHVKEQKEIVARAFETATPAIENAKATVEQADKKVTD, via the coding sequence ATGGACGCTTACTCTTACATCGCCAACGCCCACGGCGACTACATCAACCAACTGTACCAGGCTTACAAGCAGAATCCGGAATCGGTTGATTTTGGCTGGCGCAAATTTTTTGAGGGCTTTGATTTTTCGCAGGAATACCCTGCCGAAGGTCAGCCTGTCTCAAATGGTAAAGGCGCTACTGCCCAACCTGCAAGTCGCCCTGCTGTAGGCAGCGCCGGCGTAGCTACACCGGAGCAGCCTCAGGACTTCGGGGTGCTTAGTACCGTTGCGTCTACCAACAACGCCGGGGCTATCGAGCCGCTTGACACGCACGCCACCGATAAGGAAACGGCCGTCCGCAACCTGATTCATGCGTATCGGAGCCGCGGTCACTTGCGCGCCCGCACCAACCCGGTGCGCGAACGCAAAGACCGCAAAGCCCGCCTCGAGATCGCGGATTTTGGTTTGTCGGAGGCAGATTTGGATACCAAATTCCATAACGGTGATCTGCTGGGCTTGGGCAAAGAAGCAAGCCTGCGCGAAATCGTGGCGGCGTTGGATAAGATCTACACCGGCACCATCGGCTTCGAGTACATGTACATCCGCGATCCCCAGGTTCTGGATTGGTTCCGGGACAAAGTGGAGAAGGATTCGCTGAGCTTTAATCCCGGACCTGAGTACAAGAAGCGCATTCTCAGCAAGCTGAACGAAGCCGTTGTTTTTGAGAACTTTCTGCATACCAAGTTTTTAGGGCAGAAGCGCTTTTCACTGGAAGGCGGTGAAACCACAATTCCGGCCCTCGATGCCATCATTGAAAGGAGTTCGGAACTCGGCGTGCGCGAAGTCATGATCGGGATGGCCCACCGGGGTCGTCTGAACGTGCTGGCCAACATCATGGGCAAAACCTACGAGCAGATCTTCTCCGAATTTGAGGGAACTGCCGTACCGGACCTGACTATGGGCGACGGCGACGTAAAATACCACATGGGCTACAGCTCGGAAGTAGAAACGTCTGCTGGTCAGAAGGTTAACTTGAAACTGGCGCCCAATCCTTCGCACCTCGAAGCGGTAAACCCGGTTGTTGAAGGCTTTGTACGGGCCAAAATAGAGCACCAATACGGCGACGACTACCACCAGATTCTGCCCATCCTCATCCACGGCGATGCGGCGCTGGCAGGGCAGGGCATTGGCTACGAAGTGACGCAGATGTCGCAGCTTGAAGGCTACAAAACGGGCGGCACAATTCACTTTGTGATCAACAATCAAGTAGGCTTCACCACCGACTTCGAAGATGCGCGCTCCTCGATTTACAGCACCGACCTAGCCAAGATTATTGACGCGCCGGTGCTGCACGTGAACGGCGACGACCCGGAAGCGGTAGTGTTTGCCGTACGTCTGGCTACCGAGTACCGCCAGCAGTTCCACGCCGATATCTTTATTGATATGGTGTGCTACCGTCGGCACGGCCACAACGAGTCGGACGAGCCAAAGTTCACGCAGCCAACGCTTTACAACCTCATCTCGAAGCACAAAAACCCGCGCGAGGTGTACAACGAGATTCTGGTGCAGCGTGGCGATGTTGATGCCGAGCTAGCCAACCAGATGGACCGTGAGTTTCGCGAGATGCTCCAGGCCCGCCTCGACATGGTGAAGCAAAAGCCATTGCCTTATAAGTATCAGGCGCTCGAAAACGAGTGGCGCAGCCTGCGCCGCGCTACGCCCGAGGACTTCGACCAGTCGCCGGAAACGGGGGTGAGCGCAGAAGTGCTTGATAAAGTAGGCAAAGCGTTGACGACCTTGCCACAGGGCTTCCGCCCGCTCAAGCAAATCGAGAAGCTGCTGGAAGAGCGTCGCAAGATGTTTTTTGAAACGCGCATGCTCAATTGGGCAGCCGGCGAATTGCTGGCGTATGGCTCGCTCTTGCAGGAAAACCACATTGTGCGCGTCAGCGGGCAGGACTGCCAGCGCGGTACCTTCTCGCACCGCCATGCTGTGCTGCACGACGCCGAAACGTCGGCCCCGTACAACTCGCTCAATTACATGGAAGGCGAGCACGAAAACCTGCGCATCTATAACTCGCTGCTGAGCGAGTACGGCGTACTAGGCTTCGAATTCGGTTATGCCATGGCCAACCCAACGGCGCTTGTCGTGTGGGAAGCCCAGTTCGGCGACTTCGCCAACGGTGCTCAGACCATGATTGACCAGTTCATCGTGTCGTCGGAGAGCAAGTGGCAGCGCATGAACGGCATGGTGATGCTCTTGCCGCACGGCTACGAAGGCCAAGGCCCCGAGCACTCCAATGCTCGCCCCGAGCGCTTCCTGCAACTTTCGGCCGAAAACAACATCGTGGTAGCCAACATCACGACGCCGGCTAACTTCTTCCACTTGCTGCGTCGCCAACTTGCGTGGAGCTTCCGCAAACCTTGCGTGGTGATGTCGCCCAAATCGCTATTGCGTCATCCGCTGTGCGTGTCGCCGGCAGAGGAGTTCACGAGCGGCAGCTTCCGCGAAGTGCTCGGCGATGTGTATGCTGAGGCCAAGAAAGTAAAGCGTGTGCTATTGTGCTCAGGCAAAGTGTATTACGATCTGTTGGAAGAGCAGCAGAAGTCGCAGCGCACCGACGTGGCCATTGTCCGTTTGGAGCAATTGCATCCCTTCCCGCAAAAGCAGCTTAACGCCGAACTCGCCAAGTACCCGAAAGCGAAAGTGTTCTGGGTGCAAGAAGAGCCCGAGAACATGGGCTACTGGAATTACATGCTGCGCTTCCTGCGCCGCGAATTGGAGGATGTAATTGCGCGTAAGCCAAGTGCTTCACCAGCAACGGGTTACAACAAAGTGCACGTAAAAGAGCAGAAAGAAATTGTAGCGCGTGCTTTCGAAACGGCAACCCCCGCCATCGAAAACGCAAAGGCTACTGTGGAGCAGGCCGATAAAAAGGTGACTGATTAA
- the odhB gene encoding 2-oxoglutarate dehydrogenase complex dihydrolipoyllysine-residue succinyltransferase, with the protein MGLEIKIPAVGESITEVTIAKWLKKDGDAVKRDEVIAELESDKATFELPAEADGTLSIRVAEGETIGIGTVIAEIGADGVEGAAPAESAAPTSAQATPSKTSAPASADPVQQGEQNPQASNQSGYGGSQAGSANTPTPAAAPAVAEAGSSSVKEMIIPSVGESITEVTVAKWLKPDGAQVAQDEIIAELESDKATFELPAEASGTLRHAVAEGQTIAIGSVIARIEGGNGAASAAPAAPAVAPAASAPQTASASASTSTSYATGTPSPAAGKILDEKGIAASNVQGSGRDGRITKEDALNAQARPAAPAAPAPAAAPAAQAAPAPAASGNRNQRRERMSNLRKTVARRLVSVKNETAMLTTFNEVNMQPIMDLRNKFKDKFKEKHQVGLGFMSFFTKAVCVALKEWPAVNAQIDGDSMVFNDFCDISIAVSAPKGLVVPVIRNAEEMSFDQIEKEIVRLAGLARENKLTIEQMTGGTFTITNGGIFGSMMSTPIINAPQSAILGMHNIVQRPIAENGQVVIRPMMYLALSYDHRIIDGRESVSFLVRVKELLEDPTRLLLGV; encoded by the coding sequence ATGGGTCTGGAAATCAAAATCCCCGCTGTCGGCGAGTCCATCACCGAAGTTACCATAGCCAAATGGCTCAAGAAAGACGGCGACGCCGTGAAGCGCGATGAGGTAATTGCCGAACTCGAATCGGACAAAGCCACGTTTGAGCTGCCCGCTGAAGCCGATGGCACCCTGAGCATCCGCGTAGCGGAAGGCGAAACCATTGGCATCGGTACCGTCATCGCCGAGATTGGTGCAGATGGCGTTGAGGGTGCTGCTCCCGCTGAGAGTGCAGCCCCGACGTCAGCACAAGCTACACCAAGCAAAACCAGTGCACCCGCCAGCGCTGACCCCGTACAACAAGGCGAGCAAAATCCGCAAGCCAGCAACCAGTCGGGCTACGGTGGCTCGCAAGCCGGCTCAGCTAACACGCCTACTCCGGCCGCTGCCCCCGCAGTCGCTGAAGCAGGAAGCAGCAGCGTGAAGGAAATGATCATCCCGAGCGTTGGCGAATCTATTACGGAAGTAACAGTCGCGAAATGGCTGAAACCCGACGGCGCACAAGTGGCTCAGGATGAGATTATTGCAGAGCTAGAGTCGGACAAAGCTACGTTCGAGTTGCCGGCTGAGGCCAGCGGCACGTTGCGGCACGCCGTAGCCGAAGGACAGACGATTGCCATCGGCTCCGTGATTGCCCGAATCGAAGGAGGTAACGGCGCTGCCAGCGCGGCACCGGCTGCGCCAGCAGTGGCTCCCGCAGCTTCGGCTCCGCAAACGGCATCGGCCAGCGCTAGCACCTCTACCAGTTATGCCACCGGCACGCCTTCGCCAGCCGCCGGCAAAATTCTCGACGAGAAAGGCATTGCGGCAAGCAACGTACAAGGCTCCGGCCGCGACGGTCGCATCACGAAAGAGGATGCGCTGAATGCCCAGGCTCGCCCAGCGGCTCCGGCGGCTCCTGCACCGGCAGCAGCTCCTGCGGCCCAAGCGGCACCTGCCCCCGCAGCCAGTGGCAACCGCAACCAGCGCCGCGAGCGCATGAGCAACCTGCGCAAAACCGTAGCGCGTCGCTTGGTATCGGTGAAGAATGAAACGGCCATGCTCACCACCTTCAACGAGGTGAACATGCAGCCGATCATGGACTTGCGCAACAAGTTCAAAGACAAGTTTAAGGAGAAGCATCAGGTCGGCCTTGGCTTCATGTCCTTCTTCACGAAAGCCGTGTGCGTGGCCCTGAAAGAATGGCCCGCCGTGAATGCCCAGATCGACGGCGACAGCATGGTGTTCAACGACTTCTGCGACATCAGCATCGCGGTATCGGCCCCGAAAGGCTTGGTGGTGCCCGTGATTCGTAACGCCGAAGAAATGTCATTCGACCAGATCGAGAAGGAGATTGTGCGCCTCGCCGGACTCGCCCGCGAAAATAAGCTGACCATCGAGCAAATGACGGGCGGCACGTTCACCATCACCAACGGCGGCATCTTCGGCTCGATGATGAGCACCCCAATTATCAACGCGCCGCAATCGGCTATTCTGGGTATGCACAACATCGTGCAGCGCCCCATCGCCGAAAACGGCCAAGTCGTAATCCGGCCAATGATGTACTTGGCCCTGAGCTATGATCACCGAATCATCGACGGCCGCGAGTCGGTATCGTTCTTGGTACGCGTGAAGGAATTGCTCGAAGACCCAACGCGTCTGCTGCTGGGCGTGTAA